The following are encoded together in the Drosophila takahashii strain IR98-3 E-12201 chromosome X, DtakHiC1v2, whole genome shotgun sequence genome:
- the Trf2 gene encoding uncharacterized protein Trf2 isoform X4, with amino-acid sequence MKENEKIPSNLLEIMGIVDSGQRTSTSTSDVNEENRVSSFEPGRRLVLNEVSGEFAQERDTENTSSPSPRKEESNEESADSSDKENQYPNHRPSRADDSRSPDSVAETENFKDSDVEIGANSVVLSESQIQHEQDESLVSDPLEEEEEKEHEEEVASGNESEEKDSPRQNSFEEGTSGDNNSDKDSPSKASNSSSSTPKRPYSGSDNRSSEERTPKRRRQSVSDSEDNRRTLFTDSEDNPIKQRRLTYREQVEAYRRRVDAGSTPGRKSSSSEEEPPPPSPPFRYSELYWEQRRASDADSEPDSAFKYRPNANYHRTSPRNYSDEEEEEEIPESDTDQNSGGPLGYRVETRSTNYESSETSEDEARRRTVRRVVRRRRRPRNPEHREPEYRGEEQSESSPLPSSESPDRQDNSDENESDEEEKRVIPSRRRTTDDQQPSFSGWGYLTCRQDADYFSEPTDGKIIRKRKSPFEEESSNQSKRRPSEDTESEDSEKEDSEKVDSEKEDSEKEDSDKEDSDKEDSDKEDSDKEDSDKEDSEKEDSEKEDSDKEDSDNGGSDTEKEDRNTDKRDSDTDNDSNTEDPQDPRDSQDSASDNEQVPDSTGEPDQDNEQFPDSTEEPDQDNEQFPDSTEEPDQDKELGQTAAWTITPDDPKGIQDFQDFVLKQVQLINEIIEVGHQVFQLGSIVCHGDFTFFQTLYERKVPIEEVVELVYRGILGVKEELRVALIARQDLSEPHSKDIIRPGDKLAYLRLDLFNKFVSKVNQSERIVDQRLLELQEVRKQQGLLEQKQRVLERVRQQREQHRLQQLQVEREREERQEEEQRRLELERHLERWKEDFNRQLRLQREQEEIKLRQEEENRKREEERRSNYDSYYCQLPKHKHREQMQNEMVSIPVANLNGGLKAASSGSGGVVGVVTSSGVVSSAVLANAPRVYLTPSSTFMANRGQVAAGAGATGKIAGGSNVTSSVGTSSATAGTVRYFSQFSKMQTAGGPSLQRKLANGDTIVLANGNKSLFLSSSGGVGGDKATNGNSLLTAKTELLEEEVMQPGTVIVDCDDDDDEDENENEDEDDEDGEDKDEKNNSHTAKSSGVQQEQPLALTTATNNAAASDDEPELDIVINNVVCSFSVGCHLKLREIALQGSNVEYRRENGMVTMKLRHPYTTASIWSSGRITCTGATSEAMAKVAARRYARTLGKLGFPTRFLNFRIVNVLGTCSMPWAIKIVNFSERHRENASYEPELHPGVTYKMRDPDPKATLKIFSTGSVTVTAASVSHVESAIQHIYPLVFEFRKQRSLEELQHLRQKQHKQAGGDPSELEKLIVAENKAAGLDDIFLNTTAAHTKPSPNERTPATSGILTSTIDSMQRLKQIENYSHMMKLTQEERRHIPFQGEKVNPAAASTSAAAAASSGDNICANARRRATECWATKLQYKRPRYNDPGTTGTVNASSTAASSSAASSSSSQAAPHLRTNPLKTAALANARMRGAKMPTVLKPGTRLAPIGGGYLQHQQHLQQQQQLQQQQQKMRQTSFSPSEFDVDDLIEEEESNELDMQY; translated from the exons ATGAAAGAAAACGAGAAGATTCCAAGTAATTTGCTTGAAATCATGGGGATTGT CGATTCCGGGCAAAGGACTTCGACTTCGACTTCTGACGTGAATGAAGAAAACAGGGTATCTTCATTCGAGCCAGGGCGTCGTCTTGTCTTAAACGAAGTAAGCGGAGAATTCGCTCAAGAAAGAGACACCGAGAACACAAGTTCCCCGTCGCCACGCAAGGAAGAAAGCAACGAAGAATCAGCAGATTCTTCGGATAAGGAGAATCAATACCCGAATCATCGTCCTTCAAGGGCAGACGATAGTAGATCTCCGGATTCTGTCGCGGAAACTGAAAACTTTAAGGATTCTGACGTTGAAATCGGCGCAAACTCGGTAGTACTTTCTGAATCCCAAATTCAGCACGAACAGGACGAATCATTAGTATCTGATCCTctcgaagaagaagaagaaaaagaacacGAAGAAGAGGTCGCTAGCGGTAACGAGTCGGAAGAAAAGGATAGTCCGAGGCAAAATAGCTTCGAGGAAG GAACTTCAGGCGATAATAATAGCGATAAAGATAGTCCGTCGAAAGCTTCAAATTCTTCAAGTTCGACTCCAAAGCGGCCTTATTCGGGTTCAGACAATCGAAGCTCCGAAGAAAGGACCCCCAAGAGGCGACGTCAGTCAGTTTCAGATAGCGAGGACAACCGCCGAACTTTATTTACTGACTCGGAAGATAACCCCATTAAACAGAGGAGATTAACTTACCGTGAACAAGTAGAAGCCTATAGACGTAGAGTTGACGCCGGAAGTACACCAGGACGGAAGAGTTCATCTTCAGAAGAAGAACCGCCGCCGCCTTCGCCACCATTTAGATATTCGGAATTATATTGGGAGCAGCGGCGTGCTTCAGACGCCGACTCTGAACCTGATTCCGCCTTCAAATATAGACCTAATGCGAATTATCACCGTACATCACCGCGAAATTATAGTGACgaagaggaagaggaggagatCCCAGAAAGCGATACCGATCAGAATTCAGGAGGACCACTAGGCTATAGGGTAGAAACCCGTAGTACCAATTACGAGTCAAGCGAAACGTCAGAAGACGAGGCTCGCAGGAGGACCGTGAGGCGTGTAGTTCGCCGGCGTCGTAGACCACGCAATCCCGAACATCGCGAACCTGAGTATCGCGGGGAAGAGCAAAGTGAGAGTTCGCCACTACCGTCCAGTGAATCCCCCGATCGCCAAGACAACAGCGACGAAAACGAGAGCGACGAAGAGGAGAAGCGGGTTATACCTTCAAGGCGTCGCACTACCGACGATCAGCAGCCCAGCTTCTCAGGCTGGGGATATCTAACGTGTCGTCAGGACGCAGACTATTTCTCGGAACCCACCGACGGGAAGATCATCAGGAAGAGGAAGTCGCCATTTGAGGAAGAATCCTCGAATCAATCAAAGAGACGACCATCAGAAGACACCGAGAGCGAAGACTCTGAGAAGGAAGACTCTGAGAAGGTAGATTCTGAGAAGGAAGATTCTGAGAAGGAAGATTCTGATAAAGAAGATTCTGATAAAGAAGATTCTGATAAAGAAGATTCTGATAAAGAAGATTCTGATAAAGAAGATTCTGAGAAAGAAGATTCTGAGAAAGAAGATTCTGATAAAGAAGATTCGGACAACGGAGGTTCTGATACCGAGAAGGAAGATCGAAATACCGATAAACGCGATTCCGATACCGATAACGATTCCAATACTGAAGATCCGCAAGATCCCAGAGATTCTCAAGATTCGGCTTCTGACAACGAGCAGGTTCCCGATTCTACTGGGGAGCCCGACCAAGACAACGAGCAGTTTCCCGATTCTACCGAGGAGCCCGACCAAGACAACGAGCAGTTTCCCGATTCTACCGAGGAGCCCGACCAAGACAAGGAACTAGGACAGACTGCCGCTTGGACCATCACACCCGATGATCCCAAGGGCATTCAAGACTTCCAAGACTTCGTCCTAAAGCAGGTGCAACTGATCAATGAAATCATCGAGGTCGGCCATCAAGTATTCCAACTGGGATCAATAGTTTGCCATGGTGACTTTACGTTCTTTCAAACACTTTACGAGCGGAAAGTTCCAATAGAAGAGGTCGTTGAGCTAGTCTACCGGGGCATTCTCGGTGTCAAGGAGGAGCTCAGGGTGGCATTGATAGCCCGCCAAGATCTAAGCGAGCCACATTCGAAAGACATCATCAGGCCAGGAGATAAACTAGCCTATTTAAGATTGgatttgttcaataaatttgtatCAAAAGTCAATCAGTCCGAGAGGATCGTGGATCAACGCCTTCTTGAGCTGCAGGAGGTACGGAAACAGCAGGGACTACTGGAGCAGAAGCAGCGCGTCTTGGAGAGAGTGCGCCAGCAGCGGGAACAGCACCGCCTGCAGCAGCTTCAGGTGGAGCGGGAGCGTGAGGAGcgccaggaggaggagcagcggcGCCTGGAGCTCGAACGCCACTTGGAGCGTTGGAAGGAGGACTTCAATCGCCAGCTGCGACTGCAGCGCGAGCAGGAGGAGATCAAGTTGAGGCAAGAGGAGGAGAACAGGAAGCGAGAAGAGGAGCGCAGGAGCAACTACGACAGCTACTACTGCCAACTGCCGAAGCACAAGCACCGCGAGCAGATGCAAAACGAAATGGTCAGCATTCCAGTGGCTAATTTGAACGGTGGCCTCAAGGCGGCCAGCAGTGGATCCGGTGGTGTGGTCGGTGTGGTCACCTCCTCCGGCGTTGTCTCCTCGGCCGTGCTGGCCAATGCGCCGCGTGTCTATCTGACGCCCTCCTCCACATTCATGGCCAATCGTGGTCAGGTGGCGGCGGGGGCGGGGGCCACCGGAAAGATTGCAGGAGGGAGCAACGTAACTTCATCCGTCGGCACATCTTCGGCCACCGCCGGCACTGTACGCTACTTTTCGCAATTCAGCAAAATGCAAACCGCCGGCGGACCCAGTTTGCAGCGTAAACTGGCCAACGGCGACACCATTGTGCTGGCCAACGGCAACAAGAGTCTGTTCCTCAGCAGCAGTGGAGGCGTTGGAGGCGACAAGGCCACCAATGGCAATAGTTTGCTAACGGCCAAAACGGAGCTTCTCGAGGAGGAAGTCATGCAGCCGGGAACTGTGATTGTCGactgcgacgacgacgacgacgaggatgagAATGAGAATGAGGATGAGGACGATGAAGATGGGGAGGATAAGGATGAGAAGAACAACAGCCACACTGCCAAATCCAGTGGGGTTCAACAGGAGCAGCCGTTGGCTTTGACCACCGCAACCAACAATGCAGCCGCCTCCGATGATGAACCCGAACTGGATATTGTTATTAATAATGTGGTATGCTCCTTCAGCGTGGGCTGCCACCTCAAGCTGCGCGAAATCGCTCTCCAGGGCTCAAATGTCGAGTACCGTCGTGAGAACGGTATGGTGACAATGAAGCTCCGCCATCCGTACACGACGGCATCCATTTGGTCCTCGGGCAGGATCACGTGCACTGGAGCCACCTCCGAGGCAATG GCCAAGGTTGCGGCTCGCCGCTATGCGAGGACCCTGGGCAAGCTGGGATTTCCCACCCGCTTTCTCAACTTCCGGATCGTGAATGTTCTGGGCACCTGCAGCATGCCCTGGGCCATCAAGATCGTCAATTTCTCGGAGCGCCATCGCGAGAATGCGAGCTACGAGCCCGAGCTGCACCCGGGCGTGACCTACAAGATGCGCGATCCCGATCCCAAGGCCACGCTCAAGATCTTCTCCACCGGCAGCGTGACCGTGACGG CGGCCAGCGTTAGCCACGTGGAGTCGGCCATTCAGCACATTTACCCGCTCGTCTTTGAGTTCCGCAAGCAGCGTTcgctggaggagctgcagcaTCTGCGCCAGAAGCAGCACAAGCAAGCGGGCGGTGATCCCAGCGAACTGGAGAAGCTGATCGTTGCGGAGAACAAGGCGGCCGGACTGGATGATATCTTCCTCAACACAACGGCGGCGCACACGAAGCCCTCGCCGAATGAGCGTACGCCGGCCACATCGGGCATCCTCACGAGCACCATCGATAGCATGCAGCGTTTGAAGCAGATCGAGAATTATTCTCACATGATGAAGCTGACGCAGGAGGAGCGCCGACACATACCCTTCCAGGGTGAGAAGGTTAACCCGGCGGCGGCTTCTACTTCGGCGGCAGCTGCTGCTTCGTCGGGGGATAATATCTGTGCCAATGCCCGTCGCCGGGCCACCGAGTGCTGGGCCACCAAGCTGCAGTACAAGCGTCCGCGTTACAATGATCCCGGCACCACGGGCACCGTCAATGCCTCGTCAACAGCCGCCTCCTCCTCAGCTGCCTCGTCATCCTCCTCACAGGCAGCGCCACACCTGCGTACTAATCCTCTCAAGACGGCCGCTTTGGCCAATGCCCGCATGCGTGGCGCCAAAATGCCAACGGTGCTCAAGCCGGGCACGCGTCTAGCGCCCATCGGCGGTGGCTAtctgcagcaccagcagcatctgcagcagcagcagcagctgcaacagcagcagcagaagatgCGCCAGACCAGCTTCTCGCCCAGCGAGTTCGATGTGGACGATTtgatcgaggaggaggagagcaACGAGCTGGACATGCAGTATTGA
- the Trf2 gene encoding uncharacterized protein Trf2 isoform X1, which translates to MKENEKIPSNLLEIMGIVLSKNSSDSGQRTSTSTSDVNEENRVSSFEPGRRLVLNEVSGEFAQERDTENTSSPSPRKEESNEESADSSDKENQYPNHRPSRADDSRSPDSVAETENFKDSDVEIGANSVVLSESQIQHEQDESLVSDPLEEEEEKEHEEEVASGNESEEKDSPRQNSFEEGTSGDNNSDKDSPSKASNSSSSTPKRPYSGSDNRSSEERTPKRRRQSVSDSEDNRRTLFTDSEDNPIKQRRLTYREQVEAYRRRVDAGSTPGRKSSSSEEEPPPPSPPFRYSELYWEQRRASDADSEPDSAFKYRPNANYHRTSPRNYSDEEEEEEIPESDTDQNSGGPLGYRVETRSTNYESSETSEDEARRRTVRRVVRRRRRPRNPEHREPEYRGEEQSESSPLPSSESPDRQDNSDENESDEEEKRVIPSRRRTTDDQQPSFSGWGYLTCRQDADYFSEPTDGKIIRKRKSPFEEESSNQSKRRPSEDTESEDSEKEDSEKVDSEKEDSEKEDSDKEDSDKEDSDKEDSDKEDSDKEDSEKEDSEKEDSDKEDSDNGGSDTEKEDRNTDKRDSDTDNDSNTEDPQDPRDSQDSASDNEQVPDSTGEPDQDNEQFPDSTEEPDQDNEQFPDSTEEPDQDKELGQTAAWTITPDDPKGIQDFQDFVLKQVQLINEIIEVGHQVFQLGSIVCHGDFTFFQTLYERKVPIEEVVELVYRGILGVKEELRVALIARQDLSEPHSKDIIRPGDKLAYLRLDLFNKFVSKVNQSERIVDQRLLELQEVRKQQGLLEQKQRVLERVRQQREQHRLQQLQVEREREERQEEEQRRLELERHLERWKEDFNRQLRLQREQEEIKLRQEEENRKREEERRSNYDSYYCQLPKHKHREQMQNEMVSIPVANLNGGLKAASSGSGGVVGVVTSSGVVSSAVLANAPRVYLTPSSTFMANRGQVAAGAGATGKIAGGSNVTSSVGTSSATAGTVRYFSQFSKMQTAGGPSLQRKLANGDTIVLANGNKSLFLSSSGGVGGDKATNGNSLLTAKTELLEEEVMQPGTVIVDCDDDDDEDENENEDEDDEDGEDKDEKNNSHTAKSSGVQQEQPLALTTATNNAAASDDEPELDIVINNVVCSFSVGCHLKLREIALQGSNVEYRRENGMVTMKLRHPYTTASIWSSGRITCTGATSEAMAKVAARRYARTLGKLGFPTRFLNFRIVNVLGTCSMPWAIKIVNFSERHRENASYEPELHPGVTYKMRDPDPKATLKIFSTGSVTVTAASVSHVESAIQHIYPLVFEFRKQRSLEELQHLRQKQHKQAGGDPSELEKLIVAENKAAGLDDIFLNTTAAHTKPSPNERTPATSGILTSTIDSMQRLKQIENYSHMMKLTQEERRHIPFQGEKVNPAAASTSAAAAASSGDNICANARRRATECWATKLQYKRPRYNDPGTTGTVNASSTAASSSAASSSSSQAAPHLRTNPLKTAALANARMRGAKMPTVLKPGTRLAPIGGGYLQHQQHLQQQQQLQQQQQKMRQTSFSPSEFDVDDLIEEEESNELDMQY; encoded by the exons ATGAAAGAAAACGAGAAGATTCCAAGTAATTTGCTTGAAATCATGGGGATTGT TCTCAGTAAAAACAGCAGCGATTCCGGGCAAAGGACTTCGACTTCGACTTCTGACGTGAATGAAGAAAACAGGGTATCTTCATTCGAGCCAGGGCGTCGTCTTGTCTTAAACGAAGTAAGCGGAGAATTCGCTCAAGAAAGAGACACCGAGAACACAAGTTCCCCGTCGCCACGCAAGGAAGAAAGCAACGAAGAATCAGCAGATTCTTCGGATAAGGAGAATCAATACCCGAATCATCGTCCTTCAAGGGCAGACGATAGTAGATCTCCGGATTCTGTCGCGGAAACTGAAAACTTTAAGGATTCTGACGTTGAAATCGGCGCAAACTCGGTAGTACTTTCTGAATCCCAAATTCAGCACGAACAGGACGAATCATTAGTATCTGATCCTctcgaagaagaagaagaaaaagaacacGAAGAAGAGGTCGCTAGCGGTAACGAGTCGGAAGAAAAGGATAGTCCGAGGCAAAATAGCTTCGAGGAAG GAACTTCAGGCGATAATAATAGCGATAAAGATAGTCCGTCGAAAGCTTCAAATTCTTCAAGTTCGACTCCAAAGCGGCCTTATTCGGGTTCAGACAATCGAAGCTCCGAAGAAAGGACCCCCAAGAGGCGACGTCAGTCAGTTTCAGATAGCGAGGACAACCGCCGAACTTTATTTACTGACTCGGAAGATAACCCCATTAAACAGAGGAGATTAACTTACCGTGAACAAGTAGAAGCCTATAGACGTAGAGTTGACGCCGGAAGTACACCAGGACGGAAGAGTTCATCTTCAGAAGAAGAACCGCCGCCGCCTTCGCCACCATTTAGATATTCGGAATTATATTGGGAGCAGCGGCGTGCTTCAGACGCCGACTCTGAACCTGATTCCGCCTTCAAATATAGACCTAATGCGAATTATCACCGTACATCACCGCGAAATTATAGTGACgaagaggaagaggaggagatCCCAGAAAGCGATACCGATCAGAATTCAGGAGGACCACTAGGCTATAGGGTAGAAACCCGTAGTACCAATTACGAGTCAAGCGAAACGTCAGAAGACGAGGCTCGCAGGAGGACCGTGAGGCGTGTAGTTCGCCGGCGTCGTAGACCACGCAATCCCGAACATCGCGAACCTGAGTATCGCGGGGAAGAGCAAAGTGAGAGTTCGCCACTACCGTCCAGTGAATCCCCCGATCGCCAAGACAACAGCGACGAAAACGAGAGCGACGAAGAGGAGAAGCGGGTTATACCTTCAAGGCGTCGCACTACCGACGATCAGCAGCCCAGCTTCTCAGGCTGGGGATATCTAACGTGTCGTCAGGACGCAGACTATTTCTCGGAACCCACCGACGGGAAGATCATCAGGAAGAGGAAGTCGCCATTTGAGGAAGAATCCTCGAATCAATCAAAGAGACGACCATCAGAAGACACCGAGAGCGAAGACTCTGAGAAGGAAGACTCTGAGAAGGTAGATTCTGAGAAGGAAGATTCTGAGAAGGAAGATTCTGATAAAGAAGATTCTGATAAAGAAGATTCTGATAAAGAAGATTCTGATAAAGAAGATTCTGATAAAGAAGATTCTGAGAAAGAAGATTCTGAGAAAGAAGATTCTGATAAAGAAGATTCGGACAACGGAGGTTCTGATACCGAGAAGGAAGATCGAAATACCGATAAACGCGATTCCGATACCGATAACGATTCCAATACTGAAGATCCGCAAGATCCCAGAGATTCTCAAGATTCGGCTTCTGACAACGAGCAGGTTCCCGATTCTACTGGGGAGCCCGACCAAGACAACGAGCAGTTTCCCGATTCTACCGAGGAGCCCGACCAAGACAACGAGCAGTTTCCCGATTCTACCGAGGAGCCCGACCAAGACAAGGAACTAGGACAGACTGCCGCTTGGACCATCACACCCGATGATCCCAAGGGCATTCAAGACTTCCAAGACTTCGTCCTAAAGCAGGTGCAACTGATCAATGAAATCATCGAGGTCGGCCATCAAGTATTCCAACTGGGATCAATAGTTTGCCATGGTGACTTTACGTTCTTTCAAACACTTTACGAGCGGAAAGTTCCAATAGAAGAGGTCGTTGAGCTAGTCTACCGGGGCATTCTCGGTGTCAAGGAGGAGCTCAGGGTGGCATTGATAGCCCGCCAAGATCTAAGCGAGCCACATTCGAAAGACATCATCAGGCCAGGAGATAAACTAGCCTATTTAAGATTGgatttgttcaataaatttgtatCAAAAGTCAATCAGTCCGAGAGGATCGTGGATCAACGCCTTCTTGAGCTGCAGGAGGTACGGAAACAGCAGGGACTACTGGAGCAGAAGCAGCGCGTCTTGGAGAGAGTGCGCCAGCAGCGGGAACAGCACCGCCTGCAGCAGCTTCAGGTGGAGCGGGAGCGTGAGGAGcgccaggaggaggagcagcggcGCCTGGAGCTCGAACGCCACTTGGAGCGTTGGAAGGAGGACTTCAATCGCCAGCTGCGACTGCAGCGCGAGCAGGAGGAGATCAAGTTGAGGCAAGAGGAGGAGAACAGGAAGCGAGAAGAGGAGCGCAGGAGCAACTACGACAGCTACTACTGCCAACTGCCGAAGCACAAGCACCGCGAGCAGATGCAAAACGAAATGGTCAGCATTCCAGTGGCTAATTTGAACGGTGGCCTCAAGGCGGCCAGCAGTGGATCCGGTGGTGTGGTCGGTGTGGTCACCTCCTCCGGCGTTGTCTCCTCGGCCGTGCTGGCCAATGCGCCGCGTGTCTATCTGACGCCCTCCTCCACATTCATGGCCAATCGTGGTCAGGTGGCGGCGGGGGCGGGGGCCACCGGAAAGATTGCAGGAGGGAGCAACGTAACTTCATCCGTCGGCACATCTTCGGCCACCGCCGGCACTGTACGCTACTTTTCGCAATTCAGCAAAATGCAAACCGCCGGCGGACCCAGTTTGCAGCGTAAACTGGCCAACGGCGACACCATTGTGCTGGCCAACGGCAACAAGAGTCTGTTCCTCAGCAGCAGTGGAGGCGTTGGAGGCGACAAGGCCACCAATGGCAATAGTTTGCTAACGGCCAAAACGGAGCTTCTCGAGGAGGAAGTCATGCAGCCGGGAACTGTGATTGTCGactgcgacgacgacgacgacgaggatgagAATGAGAATGAGGATGAGGACGATGAAGATGGGGAGGATAAGGATGAGAAGAACAACAGCCACACTGCCAAATCCAGTGGGGTTCAACAGGAGCAGCCGTTGGCTTTGACCACCGCAACCAACAATGCAGCCGCCTCCGATGATGAACCCGAACTGGATATTGTTATTAATAATGTGGTATGCTCCTTCAGCGTGGGCTGCCACCTCAAGCTGCGCGAAATCGCTCTCCAGGGCTCAAATGTCGAGTACCGTCGTGAGAACGGTATGGTGACAATGAAGCTCCGCCATCCGTACACGACGGCATCCATTTGGTCCTCGGGCAGGATCACGTGCACTGGAGCCACCTCCGAGGCAATG GCCAAGGTTGCGGCTCGCCGCTATGCGAGGACCCTGGGCAAGCTGGGATTTCCCACCCGCTTTCTCAACTTCCGGATCGTGAATGTTCTGGGCACCTGCAGCATGCCCTGGGCCATCAAGATCGTCAATTTCTCGGAGCGCCATCGCGAGAATGCGAGCTACGAGCCCGAGCTGCACCCGGGCGTGACCTACAAGATGCGCGATCCCGATCCCAAGGCCACGCTCAAGATCTTCTCCACCGGCAGCGTGACCGTGACGG CGGCCAGCGTTAGCCACGTGGAGTCGGCCATTCAGCACATTTACCCGCTCGTCTTTGAGTTCCGCAAGCAGCGTTcgctggaggagctgcagcaTCTGCGCCAGAAGCAGCACAAGCAAGCGGGCGGTGATCCCAGCGAACTGGAGAAGCTGATCGTTGCGGAGAACAAGGCGGCCGGACTGGATGATATCTTCCTCAACACAACGGCGGCGCACACGAAGCCCTCGCCGAATGAGCGTACGCCGGCCACATCGGGCATCCTCACGAGCACCATCGATAGCATGCAGCGTTTGAAGCAGATCGAGAATTATTCTCACATGATGAAGCTGACGCAGGAGGAGCGCCGACACATACCCTTCCAGGGTGAGAAGGTTAACCCGGCGGCGGCTTCTACTTCGGCGGCAGCTGCTGCTTCGTCGGGGGATAATATCTGTGCCAATGCCCGTCGCCGGGCCACCGAGTGCTGGGCCACCAAGCTGCAGTACAAGCGTCCGCGTTACAATGATCCCGGCACCACGGGCACCGTCAATGCCTCGTCAACAGCCGCCTCCTCCTCAGCTGCCTCGTCATCCTCCTCACAGGCAGCGCCACACCTGCGTACTAATCCTCTCAAGACGGCCGCTTTGGCCAATGCCCGCATGCGTGGCGCCAAAATGCCAACGGTGCTCAAGCCGGGCACGCGTCTAGCGCCCATCGGCGGTGGCTAtctgcagcaccagcagcatctgcagcagcagcagcagctgcaacagcagcagcagaagatgCGCCAGACCAGCTTCTCGCCCAGCGAGTTCGATGTGGACGATTtgatcgaggaggaggagagcaACGAGCTGGACATGCAGTATTGA